A window of Pseudomonas monteilii contains these coding sequences:
- a CDS encoding diguanylate cyclase AdrA, translating into MDNTTGSGLSFVKRIYWPRIVGKVLGLIAVLAVFTTLSLPDWVWGLVLFNGLVWPHVAYCWASRARIPYKAERRNLLIDSLMTGFWIACMQFNPLPSLTILSMVTMNNVAVGGKRLVAHGMLAQLIGMTLGVACFGLNLQLDVTPYQVYACLPMLTFYPLALGWVSYRLAITLSEHKQRLGVLSRTDSLTGLLNHGAWQNLLKIAFNRCQTKGEHAIIALIDVDHFKPINDTFGHAVGDTVLRLLSQELKGNLRPTDRAGRYGGDEFCVLLRDVTEAQAYQIMDRVRQRIASYHDPLLPELRISLSIGLASFRADLVSADAWLENADKALYAAKHQGRDRVFARPSHPQLRLVNPD; encoded by the coding sequence ATCGACAACACGACCGGTAGCGGTCTTTCTTTCGTCAAACGCATCTACTGGCCACGCATCGTGGGCAAGGTGCTCGGCCTGATCGCCGTGCTGGCGGTATTCACCACGCTGAGCCTGCCCGATTGGGTCTGGGGCCTGGTCCTGTTCAATGGGCTGGTCTGGCCGCACGTTGCCTACTGCTGGGCGTCACGCGCACGCATCCCTTACAAGGCCGAGCGACGCAACCTGCTGATCGACTCCTTGATGACCGGGTTCTGGATCGCCTGCATGCAGTTCAACCCCCTCCCCAGCCTGACCATTCTGTCGATGGTAACCATGAACAACGTGGCCGTGGGCGGCAAGCGCCTGGTGGCCCACGGCATGCTCGCGCAACTGATCGGCATGACGTTGGGCGTCGCCTGCTTCGGCCTGAACCTGCAACTCGACGTCACCCCCTACCAGGTCTATGCCTGCCTGCCGATGCTGACGTTTTACCCACTGGCGCTTGGCTGGGTGTCCTACCGCCTGGCGATCACGCTGTCCGAACACAAGCAACGCCTGGGCGTCCTGAGCCGTACGGACAGCCTGACCGGCCTGCTCAACCACGGCGCCTGGCAGAACCTGCTGAAAATAGCGTTCAATCGCTGCCAGACGAAGGGCGAGCACGCCATCATCGCGCTGATCGATGTCGACCACTTCAAGCCCATCAACGACACTTTCGGCCATGCCGTGGGCGATACCGTGTTGCGCCTGCTGAGCCAGGAACTCAAGGGCAACCTGCGCCCGACCGACCGCGCCGGCCGTTATGGCGGCGACGAGTTCTGTGTACTGCTGCGGGACGTCACAGAAGCCCAGGCCTACCAGATCATGGACCGCGTGCGGCAGCGCATCGCCAGCTACCATGATCCGCTGTTGCCTGAGCTGCGCATCAGCCTGAGCATCGGGCTGGCCAGCTTCCGTGCCGACCTGGTCAGTGCCGACGCCTGGCTGGAGAACGCCGACAAGGCGCTCTATGCCGCCAAGCACCAAGGCCGCGACCGGGTCTTCGCACGCCCGTCGCACCCGCAATTGCGCTTGGTCAACCCCGACTGA
- a CDS encoding acetolactate synthase (catalyzes the condensation of two pyruvates to form acetolactate, implicated in pH homeostasis via the acetoin-2,3-butanediol pathway or in valine biosynthesis), with product MAKAADVVVQCLENEGVEFVFGIPGEENLDLLESLRKSKIKLVLTRHEQSAGFMAATYGRLTGKTGVSLSTLGPGATNLVTASAYAYLGGMPMMMITGQKPIKKSKQGRFQIIDVCGMMDPITKYTHQFASADNIPARMREAFRLAEEEKPGAVHLELPEDIAAEQTDALPIPRSLHRRPLAEHKAIEAAVQKLQNARSPILVIGAGANRKMTAKVLKQLIDKTGIPFITTQMGKGVVDERHPRFLGNAALSSGDFVHRAVEAADLIINIGHDVIEKPPFFMVRGGTEVIHISFRSAEVDAVYFPQVEVIGDIANTVWQIGEALSDTSHWDFTRLMAIREANEAQIAEGADDDRFPVYPQRLVADIRRVLPSEGIVALDNGIYKIWFARNYKAHKPNTVLLDNALATMGAGLPSAMAAHLVYPERPVISVCGDGGFMMNSQELETAVRLGMHITVVILRDDGYGMIRWKQANMGFTDFGLDYGNPDFVKYAEAYGANGHRVESADGLLPLLEHCVKTPGVHVIDCPVDYSENDRILNSELRERALAV from the coding sequence ATGGCCAAGGCCGCCGATGTCGTTGTGCAATGCCTGGAAAACGAAGGTGTCGAGTTTGTATTCGGCATCCCAGGTGAGGAAAACCTCGACCTGCTCGAGTCCCTGCGCAAATCCAAGATCAAGCTGGTACTGACTCGCCACGAACAGTCCGCAGGCTTCATGGCGGCGACCTATGGCCGTCTGACCGGCAAGACCGGCGTCAGCCTGTCGACCCTCGGCCCAGGCGCCACCAACCTGGTGACCGCCAGCGCCTACGCTTATCTCGGCGGCATGCCGATGATGATGATCACCGGCCAGAAGCCGATCAAGAAGTCCAAGCAGGGCCGCTTCCAGATCATCGACGTGTGCGGCATGATGGACCCCATCACCAAGTACACCCACCAGTTCGCCTCGGCCGACAACATCCCGGCCCGCATGCGTGAAGCCTTCCGCCTGGCCGAAGAAGAAAAGCCCGGTGCCGTGCACCTGGAGCTGCCGGAAGACATCGCCGCCGAGCAGACCGATGCCCTGCCGATCCCGCGCAGCCTGCACCGTCGCCCGCTGGCCGAGCACAAGGCCATCGAAGCTGCCGTGCAGAAGCTGCAGAACGCTCGCAGCCCGATCCTGGTGATCGGCGCCGGCGCCAACCGCAAGATGACCGCCAAGGTCCTCAAGCAGCTGATCGACAAGACCGGCATCCCGTTCATCACCACCCAGATGGGCAAGGGCGTGGTCGACGAGCGTCACCCACGCTTCCTCGGTAACGCCGCCCTGTCGTCCGGTGACTTCGTGCACCGCGCCGTCGAGGCCGCCGACCTGATCATCAACATCGGCCACGACGTGATCGAGAAGCCGCCGTTCTTCATGGTCCGTGGCGGTACCGAAGTCATTCACATCAGCTTCCGCAGCGCCGAAGTCGATGCCGTGTACTTCCCCCAGGTCGAAGTGATCGGCGACATCGCCAACACCGTCTGGCAGATCGGCGAAGCCCTGAGCGACACCAGCCACTGGGACTTCACCCGCCTGATGGCGATCCGTGAGGCCAACGAAGCGCAGATCGCCGAAGGCGCCGACGACGACCGCTTCCCGGTCTACCCGCAGCGCCTGGTTGCCGACATCCGTCGCGTACTGCCGTCCGAAGGCATCGTGGCGCTGGACAACGGCATCTACAAGATCTGGTTCGCCCGCAACTACAAGGCGCACAAGCCCAACACCGTGCTGCTGGACAACGCCCTGGCGACCATGGGCGCCGGCCTGCCGTCGGCCATGGCTGCGCACCTGGTCTACCCGGAGCGCCCGGTCATCTCGGTCTGCGGCGACGGCGGCTTCATGATGAACAGCCAGGAGCTGGAAACGGCCGTACGTCTGGGCATGCACATCACTGTGGTGATCCTGCGTGACGATGGCTACGGCATGATCCGCTGGAAGCAGGCCAACATGGGCTTCACCGATTTCGGCCTGGACTACGGCAACCCGGACTTCGTCAAGTACGCCGAAGCCTATGGCGCCAACGGCCACCGCGTGGAAAGCGCAGACGGCCTGTTGCCGCTGCTCGAGCACTGCGTGAAGACCCCAGGCGTGCACGTGATCGACTGCCCGGTCGACTACAGCGAGAACGACCGCATCCTCAACAGCGAACTGCGTGAGCGTGCGCTGGCGGTCTGA
- a CDS encoding fusaric acid resistance protein — protein sequence MPITLQALFAPNATAVKFALKTVLGGGLALWLAMRLELEQPSWALMTAFVVAQPLSGMVIQKGLARLAGTVAGTCMAVLLIALFAQTPWLFLLSLATWLAICTATSTQLRSAWAYAFVLAGYTAAIIALPATSNPLQVFDQAVARCTEISLGIVCATLTSALLWPMRVEQQLADQARQAWDAGLRAARAVLAGDEQARQGLLEILGRIVAIDTQREHAGFEGSRGRQRERAIGALSQQLMVLLRVARSVRRQWRQLDDHEAARLAPWLDEVHEHLLAPQAPDLSLLGQRIRDAAHDEQVSATEHYCLARLALLLDKVLAAHQALADVEAGRTPKGVVEGLAAHRDPPLALLFGARSALAFLTMCTFWLATAWPSAIGGLVLTCVVCSLFASRENGAQIGLSFLRGIALAIPSAFVVGQILLPQWSGFALLCLGLGVPLFLGALCMANPRTGPTATSFCLHFIVLVAPLNTMQFSVETMLNSALAMLMGVSAAVLAFKLVVLRHPNWLRRRLRAATQNDLVRLTRRDLRSADGWFGGRMADRLMLLARHAQELPQTERRRWDEGLHGLDIGDELVHLRMCLAIAQAPLAGAEQQYLEQVRSALAEGPAPDREDRLDAVSAHLLDALQRQPSSDAVRLAEGAILQLRSSWARWCRWQEVEDGVA from the coding sequence GTGCCGATCACCTTGCAGGCGCTGTTCGCGCCCAACGCCACCGCCGTGAAATTCGCGCTCAAGACCGTGCTCGGTGGCGGCCTGGCGTTGTGGCTGGCGATGCGCCTGGAGCTGGAACAGCCGTCCTGGGCCTTGATGACGGCGTTCGTGGTCGCGCAGCCGCTGTCCGGCATGGTGATCCAGAAAGGCCTGGCACGGTTGGCCGGGACCGTGGCCGGCACCTGCATGGCGGTGCTGCTGATCGCGCTGTTCGCGCAGACACCCTGGCTGTTCCTGCTGAGCCTGGCCACTTGGTTGGCCATCTGCACCGCCACCTCCACACAGTTGCGCAGCGCATGGGCCTATGCGTTCGTCCTGGCCGGCTACACGGCGGCGATCATCGCCTTGCCTGCCACCTCGAACCCCTTGCAGGTCTTCGATCAGGCGGTCGCACGCTGCACCGAGATCAGCCTGGGGATCGTCTGCGCCACCTTGACCAGCGCATTGCTCTGGCCCATGCGGGTCGAGCAGCAGTTGGCCGACCAGGCGCGTCAGGCCTGGGACGCGGGGTTGCGTGCGGCCAGGGCGGTGCTGGCAGGCGACGAGCAGGCCCGTCAAGGGTTGCTGGAAATCCTGGGGCGCATCGTGGCGATCGATACCCAGCGTGAGCATGCGGGTTTCGAAGGCTCCCGTGGGCGCCAGCGGGAGCGGGCCATCGGAGCACTGAGTCAGCAGTTGATGGTGCTGCTGCGGGTGGCCCGCTCGGTACGTCGTCAGTGGCGGCAGCTCGACGATCATGAAGCCGCACGCCTGGCGCCGTGGCTGGACGAGGTGCATGAGCACCTGCTGGCGCCCCAGGCACCGGACCTGTCCTTGCTCGGTCAGCGTATTCGGGACGCCGCGCATGACGAGCAGGTCAGTGCCACCGAGCATTATTGCCTGGCACGTCTGGCCTTGCTGCTGGACAAGGTGCTGGCCGCTCACCAGGCGTTGGCCGATGTGGAGGCGGGCAGGACGCCCAAGGGAGTCGTCGAAGGCCTGGCCGCGCACCGTGACCCGCCACTGGCCTTGCTGTTCGGCGCGCGCAGTGCCCTGGCCTTCCTGACCATGTGCACGTTCTGGCTGGCCACCGCCTGGCCCTCGGCCATCGGTGGGCTGGTGCTGACCTGTGTGGTCTGCAGCTTGTTCGCCAGCCGTGAGAACGGCGCCCAGATCGGCCTGAGCTTCCTGCGCGGCATTGCCCTGGCCATCCCCAGTGCCTTCGTCGTCGGGCAGATCCTGCTGCCGCAGTGGAGCGGCTTCGCGCTGCTGTGCCTGGGCCTGGGCGTGCCCCTGTTTCTCGGCGCCTTGTGCATGGCCAACCCACGCACCGGGCCGACGGCGACGTCCTTCTGCCTGCACTTCATCGTGCTGGTGGCGCCGCTCAACACGATGCAGTTCAGCGTCGAGACCATGCTCAACAGCGCCTTGGCCATGCTGATGGGGGTGAGTGCCGCCGTGCTGGCCTTCAAGCTGGTGGTGCTGCGGCACCCCAACTGGCTGCGTCGTCGTTTGCGTGCGGCCACCCAGAACGACCTGGTCAGGCTCACGCGACGCGACCTGCGCAGCGCCGATGGCTGGTTCGGCGGACGCATGGCCGACCGCCTGATGCTACTGGCGCGTCACGCCCAGGAACTGCCGCAGACCGAGCGGCGTCGGTGGGACGAGGGGTTGCACGGGCTGGACATCGGTGACGAGCTGGTGCACCTGCGCATGTGCCTGGCCATCGCCCAGGCGCCTTTGGCCGGGGCCGAGCAGCAGTACCTGGAACAAGTGCGCAGCGCCTTGGCCGAGGGACCTGCCCCCGACCGTGAAGACCGGCTCGATGCGGTCAGCGCGCACTTGCTCGATGCGCTGCAGCGGCAACCGTCGAGCGATGCCGTGCGTCTGGCTGAAGGAGCGATCCTGCAGTTGCGCAGCAGTTGGGCCCGGTGGTGTCGTTGGCAGGAGGTCGAGGATGGAGTTGCGTGA
- a CDS encoding efflux transporter periplasmic adaptor subunit → MRMTARVLVTLCVVIVALFAGYQLWQYYMLTPWTRDARVRADVVVIAPDVSGWVSELRVRDNQAVKAGELLMRIDRERFQAAVDKAKAVVETRAQQARLREREAARRVALGAEAISAETRENAQITAAIARGELHQAQADLELAKINLARSDVRAPRAGHITNLRLAQGNYATAGQSVMALVDDATFYVQAYFEETKLPRVHVGDPVQVWLMSAGEPLAGRIDSISRGINDRNTTPDGQLLAEVEPTFNWVRLAQRIPVRIRLEQVPADRVLSAGMTASVRVHQSADRSDR, encoded by the coding sequence ATGCGTATGACCGCCCGTGTTCTGGTCACCTTGTGCGTGGTGATCGTCGCCCTGTTCGCCGGTTACCAGCTGTGGCAGTACTACATGCTCACGCCCTGGACCCGTGATGCGCGGGTGCGCGCCGACGTGGTCGTGATCGCGCCGGATGTGTCGGGGTGGGTGAGCGAGCTCAGGGTGCGGGACAACCAGGCGGTCAAGGCCGGTGAGCTGTTGATGCGCATCGATCGGGAGCGTTTCCAGGCGGCAGTGGACAAGGCCAAGGCCGTGGTCGAGACCCGCGCGCAGCAAGCACGCCTGCGCGAACGCGAAGCGGCGCGCCGGGTGGCGTTGGGGGCCGAGGCGATCAGTGCCGAAACCCGCGAGAACGCGCAGATCACGGCCGCCATCGCCCGTGGCGAACTGCACCAGGCCCAGGCGGACCTGGAGCTGGCGAAGATCAACCTGGCGCGCAGCGACGTGCGTGCGCCCCGGGCAGGACACATCACCAACCTGCGCCTGGCGCAGGGCAACTACGCCACGGCCGGGCAGTCGGTCATGGCGCTGGTGGACGATGCCACGTTCTACGTGCAGGCCTATTTCGAGGAAACCAAACTGCCGCGTGTACACGTGGGTGATCCGGTGCAGGTGTGGTTGATGAGCGCGGGGGAGCCGCTCGCCGGTCGTATCGACAGCATCAGCCGGGGGATCAACGACCGCAACACGACGCCAGATGGCCAGTTGCTCGCCGAGGTGGAACCTACGTTCAACTGGGTACGGCTGGCGCAGCGCATCCCGGTGCGCATTCGGCTCGAGCAGGTGCCGGCAGACAGGGTGCTCAGCGCCGGCATGACGGCCAGCGTGCGGGTTCATCAGAGCGCCGATCGCTCCGACCGCTGA
- a CDS encoding transporter, translating into MELREWALGGVLLSPFLLDVVLALAVTGVLRLLVQATVLGRWIWHEALFDTALFVCVLSLIVHLPSYR; encoded by the coding sequence ATGGAGTTGCGTGAATGGGCGTTGGGCGGGGTACTGCTGAGTCCTTTCCTGTTGGATGTGGTGCTGGCGCTGGCGGTGACCGGCGTGCTGCGTTTGCTGGTGCAGGCCACGGTGCTGGGACGCTGGATCTGGCACGAAGCGTTGTTCGACACGGCGCTGTTCGTCTGTGTGTTGTCGTTGATCGTCCATCTGCCGAGCTATCGCTAA